Within the Amycolatopsis sp. 195334CR genome, the region GGTGACCAGGAAGGCACCGGCGAACGAGCCGGTCACGTCGACCACCGCGCCGGTGACGATCGGCGCGGCGATGCCCAGCAGGTTCGCCACGAAGTTCACGATGCCGCCGAGCGTGCCGGTGAACCCCTCGGGCGCGATCAGCGCGACGATGCTGGCCCCCGCGGGCACCGACACCGCGAGCCCGGCCGCGCCGATCGAGAGGAACACCAGCGCCACGGCCACCGAATCGGCGTAGGCCGCGCCCGCCACCGAGAGCGAGACGAGCATGCTCACCACGAGCACGATCCGCCGCACCTTCGTCTCGTCACCGCTGAGCGCGATCAGCCGGTCCATCACCACGCCGGCGATCAGGAACTGCGCGGCGACCGCCACCAGCCAGGGGATCATCGTGTAGACGCCACCGGCGAGCAGCTTCACGCCGAACTGCTTTTCCAGGTACCCGGGCAGCCAGGTGAGCAGCACGTAGTAGGCGTAGGTGTAGGAGGCATAACCGAGCGCGAGCCCCCAGGTCTTGCGGCGGCGCAGCAGGTGCCCGAGCCCGCGCAGGGAGGAACCGCTGTTGGTCGCGTCCTCGTCCTCGGCACCGTTCTGCCGGATGTAGGCGTACTCGGCCTCGGTGAGCCTGCCGCGCGCCAGCGCCTGCTTCGGCGTGAGGTAGAGAAACCACCACACGAGCAGGTACACCACGCTGAGCGCGCCGGTGAACAGGAACGCCGCGTGCCAGCTGAAGGTGGTGACCAGGAACGCCATCACCGGGATGCCGAGCACGTTCGAGGCCTTGGCGCAGCCGTCGAAGATCGCCGTGGCGGTACCGCGTTCCTGGCGCGGGAACCACTGTCCGATGGCTTTCCAGCCCGCCGGGATCGTCGGCGCCTCACCGACGCCGAGCACCAGCCGCGACGCCAGCAGCAGCCCGAGCCCGCCCGCCGCGGCGGAGGCGAACGACGCCACCGCCCACAGCGCCGCCGCGACCCGGTTCACCCAGCGCACGCCGATCCGGTCGACGATCGAGCCGATCGGCAGCTGCAGCATGGCGTAGGTCCACAGGAACGCCGAGGACAGCAACCCCATCTGCGACGCGCTGATCTCGAAGTCCCGCATGATCTCGGGCGCGGCGATGGACAGGTTCACGCGGTCGATGTAGTTGACGAACATGCCCACGCCGAGCACGCCCGCGATGCCCCAGCGCGCCCGGCCGGTCCTGACCGCCTCGCGGGCGGTGGTCATCGGCCCGCGGCCGCGTCGATCGCGGTCATCTGCTCGAAGGGCGCGCTGAACCCGGCTGCGAGCGCGCCGTGCTGCATGATCAGCGCCAGCTGGTCGGCGCCGTTGCGCGCGGCGAACTCCTTCTCGGCCTCGCTCCACGCGGGCAGCACCCACGGTTTCCCGGCGGCGGCCGCGGCTTCGGCGACGCGCCGGAGGTCGGCGAAGTCGCCGTCGGTGCGCGCGTAGGCACCGCGTTCCCGCCGCAGCGAGAGATCCGACGGACCGACGAACACACCGTCCACAGTGTCCAGTGCGAGGATCGCGTCGATCTCTTTGATGGCACCGGCGTCCTCGATCATCGGCAGGCAGCGGGTGCGGCTGTCCTGTTCGGACACCCACGCGTCGGTGAACCCGCCGTAGCCGGTGGTCCGCCCGCCGGCGAAGCTGCGGTCGCCCAGCGGCGGGAACTTCGCGAACGCGGTGACCTCCTTGGCGTGCGCGGCGTTCTCCACGTGCGGGATGACCACCGCGTCCGCGCCGAAGTCCAGCGCCTGCTGGATCGGGCCGCGTTCCGGACCCAGCACCTTGGCCAGCACCTCCAGGCCGAGCGCGCGGGCGAACGGGATGAACCGCTCCAGGTCGGCCAGGTCGAACGCGCCGTGCTCGATGTCCAGCACCACCGCCCCGTAGCCGATGCCGCGGGCGATCTCCGCGGCGGCGAAACCGGGGTCGGAGAGCCAGACCGCATAGCGCCGATCAGGGGTTTTCGCGTTCATGCAGACCTCCACCACGTCGAGTGGGATCTGTGTATACATGACGGATACACGAGATGTCCAGGGGTGTAGGATCCTCTCGGCACGCCGGCGAGAGGAGCTCCATGACCGGGACCGCGGAAGGCCCCGCGCGCGATCGGGTCTACACCTGGCTGCGCGACGGGATCATCTCCGGCGAGATCGAGGCCGGGCGGTTCCTCGACGAGCACTGGGTGTCCGGGGTGGTCGGGGTGTCGCGCACGCCGGTGCGGGAGGCCTTCCACCGGCTGGCCGCCGAGCGGTTCATCAGCCTGCTGCCGCGCAAGGGCGCGCAGGTCAGGACGGTCACCGCGCGGGAACTGGAGGAGGTCTACCAGACCCGGCGGCTGATCGAGGGCCACGCGATCGCCACGCTGTGCGCGAACCGCGCCGGGGTGCCGGAGCAGATGCCCGAGCTGCTGGAGGCGATGGAACGCGCCGGCGAGGCGGGCGACTGGTTCGAGGTGTCCGGCCTGGACCGCACCTTCCACCGCGCGATGGTCAACGCCGCCGGGAACTCCGTGCTCACCGAGCTGTACGACACGCTGCGCTCGCGGCAGCAGCGGGTCGCCGTGCGCGCGCTGCAGGCCAGGCCGGACCGGCTGGCGGTGATCAACGCCGAGCACCGCGCCCTGGTCGACGCACTGGCACGGCACGACGAGACCGAGGCCGCGCGCATCCTGAACCAGCACCTGCGCCCGGTTTCGGAGGTCATGTCGCTGCTGCCGGAATGACCGGCATTACCTCCGGCGTAATCGACCCGGCGCGCGGGCTCGGACAACATGGGTTCATGACCGCTTACGCACTCGCTCACCTGCGACGTTCCGAATCCGTCCACCCCGCCGTGCTCGAGTACATGGCCCGCGTGCAGGACACGCTCGACCCGTTCGGCGGCCGGTTCCTGGTGCACGGCGGCGTGCTGGACGTGAAGGAAGGCGACTGGCCGGGGGACGTGGTGCTGGTCGAGTTCCCGGATATGGAACGGGCGAGGGCCTGGTACGCCTCGCCCGCCTACCAGGAGATCCTGCCGCTGCGCGCGGACCACCTCGCCGGGGAGCTGGTGCTGGTGGACGGGGTCGCGCCGGGGCACAGCGCCGCGGCGAAGGCGGCGCGCCTGGCCGGTTCCTGAGCGCTCGGCGCGCCCTGTGGGGGTCCGGCGGGGGTGCGGTGGCACCATCGGGAGCAGCACCCGAGAAGAGGGGAAGTGTTCATGACCCCGCTCGACAGCCGGCTCGGCCAAGCCGCCGCGACCATCACGAACTGGTGCGCCACCGAGGCCGCGGTGCGCGGCCAGGACCACGCCGCCGCCACCTACGCGGACACGATCCCGGCCGCCGCCACCTACACCGCGGGCGGGCTCGGCGCCCCGCCCGGTGTCCTCGAACTGGACGAGGAGGACCTCGCCCTGCTCGCCGAACTGGCCGCCCAGGCACGCGAGCGGCTGGACACCTGGCAGCGCACGGGCTGGCTCTCCCCCGCCGACCGCGACCGCATCCTGTTCACCGCGCGCGCCGCGCTGGCGGGCGCCCCGCACGAGGACCCGGCGGCCAGGGAATCGGCCGCCGCGTCGCTCGAGGAGCTGGAACAGTGGTGCGCGCAAGCGCCCGCCGAACCACCCGCCACCGCTCCGGAGGAACCGGTGCAAGGAGAACTCTTCGCCCTACCGGGCTGACCCCGTGCTGTGAATGTGGCTTTCACAGCGGATTCTGCAGTGAAAGCCACATTCACAGCACTCGGCGGGCTACTGCGCCGGGAGGAACGCCGGGCGCACGGTGGTGTCCGGCGGGTCGTAGTACCGGTGGAACACCGGGGTCTGGCTGCCCGACAGCGGCGGCACGATCCAGCTCCAGTCCGCCCGGCACACCCGGCCCGCCTCCTCCTCGCGGCCCAGGTGGGTGAGGAACCGGCGTGCCTCGGTGTGGTGGTCGGTGATGGTCACCCCCGCCGCCTCGAAGGAGTGGTGCACGGCCACGGTGAGCTCCACCATCGCCCGGTCGCGCCACAGCGCGCCGTCACGCAGGCCCATCCGCCGCGCGATCTGCGGCAGCAGGTCGTACCGGGCGGTGTCGGCGAGGTTGCGCGCGCCCACCTCGGTGCCCATGTACCACCCGTTGAACGGCGCCGCCGGGTAACGCACCCCGCCGATCTCCAGCGGCATGCAGCTGATCGCGGGCACCGCGTGCCACCGCAGCCCCAGCTCGGCGAACCACGGCAGGTCCGGGTGGCTCAACGGCACCTCCAGCACCGCGTCGGCGGGCAGGGTGAACCAGTGCAGTTCGCCCTCGGCCGCCTCGATGATCAGCGGCAGCAGGTCGAACGGGCCGCGCTCCGCGGGCGGGCACCAGCCGAGCCGGCGCGCGAGATCGGTGAAGGCGAGGTTCCTCGGATCACCCAGCACCGAACCGCCGGGACCGCGATAAGCCGCATAACGGATCAATTGTTCATTCCAGATCCGCGGCCCGTTCCCCGCCCCGGAATCGGGCGCGAAGATCGTCACCGCCGATCTTATCCGGCCGCCTCTTGTCACTTCGCGGAGGTGATCGAAACATTGTCCGGCAATACCGGCGGCGTCGGTGACCTGGCGCCGGTCGCGAATTTTCAGGCTCCGCCAGTACAACCGGCCGATGCACCGGTCGGCGTTGCGCCAGGCGACCCTGGCCCCGAATTCCAGTTCCGCTTCGGTGTGCCGGTAGGTGCCCGTGGCCTCGATCTCGGCGCGGACCTCGGCCAGCCGCACGGACAACTCGCCGACGGAAGGTTGCTCGTGGTAAAGCAAACGGAGGAACTCCTCGGCCGCGACCATGCTGACGCTGTGTTCACCACCCACCCGCTGCATCGGCAGCGAAACCACTCGTACGGCGGTTCCGGTCACCTTTTTACCTCACTTTCCGAATCGGGTGATCCGTAAAAATGACAAAGGGGGAGCCTACCTCAAAGAATCGGAATTCGCGCATTTTTACGCTTGTTCAACGCGGTGAACAATTAACCAGGCCCGGCTCCCCGCCCGGGCAGACCGCACGAAAAGCCGTGTACCCAGCCCGCGTGGCACTGCTACCGTCGGGGAACCGCGAACATGGAGGCAGCCATGGC harbors:
- a CDS encoding MFS transporter; protein product: MTTAREAVRTGRARWGIAGVLGVGMFVNYIDRVNLSIAAPEIMRDFEISASQMGLLSSAFLWTYAMLQLPIGSIVDRIGVRWVNRVAAALWAVASFASAAAGGLGLLLASRLVLGVGEAPTIPAGWKAIGQWFPRQERGTATAIFDGCAKASNVLGIPVMAFLVTTFSWHAAFLFTGALSVVYLLVWWFLYLTPKQALARGRLTEAEYAYIRQNGAEDEDATNSGSSLRGLGHLLRRRKTWGLALGYASYTYAYYVLLTWLPGYLEKQFGVKLLAGGVYTMIPWLVAVAAQFLIAGVVMDRLIALSGDETKVRRIVLVVSMLVSLSVAGAAYADSVAVALVFLSIGAAGLAVSVPAGASIVALIAPEGFTGTLGGIVNFVANLLGIAAPIVTGAVVDVTGSFAGAFLVTGVVLVAGILCYTLVLGRIEPMRAPDAERG
- a CDS encoding HpcH/HpaI aldolase/citrate lyase family protein translates to MNAKTPDRRYAVWLSDPGFAAAEIARGIGYGAVVLDIEHGAFDLADLERFIPFARALGLEVLAKVLGPERGPIQQALDFGADAVVIPHVENAAHAKEVTAFAKFPPLGDRSFAGGRTTGYGGFTDAWVSEQDSRTRCLPMIEDAGAIKEIDAILALDTVDGVFVGPSDLSLRRERGAYARTDGDFADLRRVAEAAAAAGKPWVLPAWSEAEKEFAARNGADQLALIMQHGALAAGFSAPFEQMTAIDAAAGR
- a CDS encoding GntR family transcriptional regulator; translated protein: MTGTAEGPARDRVYTWLRDGIISGEIEAGRFLDEHWVSGVVGVSRTPVREAFHRLAAERFISLLPRKGAQVRTVTARELEEVYQTRRLIEGHAIATLCANRAGVPEQMPELLEAMERAGEAGDWFEVSGLDRTFHRAMVNAAGNSVLTELYDTLRSRQQRVAVRALQARPDRLAVINAEHRALVDALARHDETEAARILNQHLRPVSEVMSLLPE
- a CDS encoding DUF1330 domain-containing protein — translated: MTAYALAHLRRSESVHPAVLEYMARVQDTLDPFGGRFLVHGGVLDVKEGDWPGDVVLVEFPDMERARAWYASPAYQEILPLRADHLAGELVLVDGVAPGHSAAAKAARLAGS
- a CDS encoding nitric oxide synthase oxygenase, with the translated sequence MQRVGGEHSVSMVAAEEFLRLLYHEQPSVGELSVRLAEVRAEIEATGTYRHTEAELEFGARVAWRNADRCIGRLYWRSLKIRDRRQVTDAAGIAGQCFDHLREVTRGGRIRSAVTIFAPDSGAGNGPRIWNEQLIRYAAYRGPGGSVLGDPRNLAFTDLARRLGWCPPAERGPFDLLPLIIEAAEGELHWFTLPADAVLEVPLSHPDLPWFAELGLRWHAVPAISCMPLEIGGVRYPAAPFNGWYMGTEVGARNLADTARYDLLPQIARRMGLRDGALWRDRAMVELTVAVHHSFEAAGVTITDHHTEARRFLTHLGREEEAGRVCRADWSWIVPPLSGSQTPVFHRYYDPPDTTVRPAFLPAQ